In a genomic window of Anomalospiza imberbis isolate Cuckoo-Finch-1a 21T00152 chromosome 5, ASM3175350v1, whole genome shotgun sequence:
- the AVPR1A gene encoding vasopressin V1a receptor: MLTDLHLLCTIAAILLAVISAALPDSEGALCEHRSGESRPSRCQSRSPWAQRSRGGAAPLPWRGERAAAAGGRRGLASGAGQPLARELPLASPPAAGGIKAPGPALRATGREKADERGSGRAGPHRAAPSMRRAGGAGSPRAVPLPGNGSWWRAAEPGGGSSPSPEAWSGSPNGSLGGWDPFGRDEELAKLEIAVLAVTFAVAVVGNGSVLLALRRTPRKASRMHLFIRHLSLADLVVAFFQVLPQLCWEVTHRFHGPDGLCRVVKHLQVFGMFASAYMLVAMTADRYIAVCHPLKTLQQPTKRSYGMIAAAWALSLLLSTPQYFIFSLSEVERGSQVYDCWAHFIMPWGPRAYITWITGGIFIAPVLILIICYGFICYRIWRNVRGKTRPGEAAAAGGGRRAGDDGGPRRGLLLAPCVSNVKTISRAKIRTVKMTFVIVSVYVVCWAPFFTIQMWSVWDQRFPWVDSENTATTVTALLASLNSCCNPWIYMFFSGHLLQDCLQSFPCCQKIKQTLSKEDSNSNSRRQTSFTNNRSPTHSLNTWREMPHSKSTSFIPIPT, from the exons ATGCTGACAGACCTCCATTTGCTCTGCACGATCGCGGCAATTTTACTCGCAGTTATAAGTGCTGCTTTACCTGACAGTGAGGGAGCTCTCTGCGAGCACCGTTCCGGCGAGAGCCGCCCTTCCCGCTGCCAGTCCCGCTCCCCCTGGGCGCAGCGCTCTCGGGGCGGAGCGGCCCCGCTCCCGTGGCGGGGCGAGCGGGCGGCGGCTGCCGGGGGAAGGAGGGGGCTGGCGTCAGGCGCTGGGCAGCCACTGGCACGGGAGCTCCCCCTCGCCTCGCCTCCCGCGGCCGGGGGGATAAAGGCACCTGGCCCGGCGCTCCGGGCCACCGGACGGGAAAAGGCGGACGAGCGGGGGTCGGGTCGGGCCGGGCCCCACCGCGCAGCCCCCTCCAtgcgccgcgccgggggcgcCGGCTCCCCCCGGGCTGTGCCTTTACCCGGGAATGGCAGCTGGTGGCGGGCGGCGGAGCcgggcggcggcagcagccccagtcccGAGGCGTGGTCGGGGTCACCGAACGGCAGCCTGGGCGGCTGGGACCCCTTCGGGCGGGACGAGGAGCTGGCGAAGCTGGAGATCGCGGTGCTGGCAGTCACCTTCGCGGTGGCGGTGGTGGGGAACGGCAGCGTGCTGCTGGCGCTGCGGCGCACGCCGCGCAAGGCGTCCCGCATGCACCTCTTCATCCGCCACCTCAGCCTGGCCGACCTGGTGGTGGCCTTCTTCCAggtgctgccccagctctgctgggaggtgACCCACCGCTTCCACGGCCCCGACGGGCTCTGCCGCGTCGTCAAGCACCTGCAGGTCTTCGGCATGTTCGCCTCGGCGTACATGCTGGTGGCCATGACCGCCGACCGCTACATCGCCGTCTGCCACCCGCTGAAGACGCTGCAGCAGCCCACCAAGCGCTCGTACGGGATGATCGCGGCGGCCTGGGCGCTCAGCCTGCTGCTCAGCACCCCGCAGTACTTCATCTTCTCCCTCAGCGAAGTGGAGCGCGGCTCGCAGGTCTACGACTGCTGGGCGCACTTCATCATGCCCTGGGGGCCCCGCGCCTACATCACTTGGATCACCGGCGGCATCTTCATCGCGCCTgtcctcatcctcatcatctGCTACGGCTTCATCTGCTACCGCATATGGCGCAACGTCCGGGGCAAGACGCGCCCGGGGGAGGCGGCAGCAGCGGGTGGCGGGCGGCGGGCAGGTGATGATGGTGGCCCGCGACGGGGGCTGCTGCTCGCCCCTTGTGTCAGCAACGTCAAAACCATCTCCCGCGCCAAGATCCGCACCGTCAAGATGACCTTCGTCATCGTCTCGGTGTACGTCGTTTGCTGGGCGCCCTTCTTCACCATCCAGATGTGGTCCGTCTGGGACCAGCGCTTCCCCTGGGTCG atTCTGAAAACACTGCAACTACTGTTACGGCTCTGCTGGCCAGCCTGAACAGTTGCTGTAACCCATGGATCTACATGTTCTTCAGTGGGCACCTCCTCCAAGACTGCCTACAGAGCTTCCCTTGCTGccaaaaaataaagcaaacgCTGAGTAAAGAAGATTCAAACAGCAATAGCAGACGACAGACTTCTTTCACCAACAACAGAAGCCCAACCCACAGCCTAAACACATGGAGAGAGATGCCCCACTCCAAATCGACCAGCTTCATCCCCATCCCA